One window of the Lactococcus lactis genome contains the following:
- a CDS encoding Ohr family peroxiredoxin yields the protein MKKIFSTKMINTGGRNGEVHSPDKSFNLDIIAPGRKVEGATNPEQLFAAGYSACFNSALDYIKKSKNIEGESTIEVTVSLYNLSQNEIPDVVLGVDITGHIEGVSAEETEELLKLTHKTCPYSRATQGNIEVTIKAI from the coding sequence ATGAAAAAAATATTTTCTACAAAAATGATAAATACTGGCGGTCGAAATGGCGAAGTCCATTCTCCAGATAAAAGTTTTAATTTAGATATTATTGCACCAGGCAGAAAGGTTGAAGGAGCGACAAATCCAGAGCAATTATTTGCTGCAGGATATAGCGCTTGTTTTAATAGTGCTTTAGACTATATTAAAAAATCAAAAAATATAGAGGGTGAATCAACTATTGAAGTTACAGTTTCTCTCTATAATTTAAGTCAAAATGAAATTCCAGATGTAGTATTAGGAGTTGATATTACAGGACATATCGAAGGAGTGAGTGCTGAAGAAACAGAAGAACTCTTGAAACTAACACATAAAACTTGCCCATATTCCCGCGCTACTCAAGGTAATATTGAAGTAACGATAAAGGCTATCTAA
- a CDS encoding MarR family winged helix-turn-helix transcriptional regulator, whose translation MTDNILSKELCFQLYIASKEIIKKYNSYLNRYSLTYTGFIAMLAIENEMTINKLGDELSLDSGTLSPLLKRLEAKGYIIRKRSDKDERSVELFLTDKGAQVKKELPSISLEIGDSLVSCNENINYDLLLSQLLTLNKSLKTEI comes from the coding sequence ATGACAGACAATATTCTTAGTAAGGAATTATGCTTTCAATTATACATTGCTTCAAAGGAAATTATAAAAAAATATAATTCTTATTTAAATAGATATTCGCTTACTTATACTGGATTTATCGCTATGTTAGCAATTGAAAACGAGATGACAATAAATAAATTAGGCGATGAACTCTCTTTAGATTCTGGTACATTAAGCCCTCTACTAAAAAGATTGGAAGCAAAAGGATACATTATAAGAAAACGTTCTGATAAAGATGAAAGAAGTGTTGAGTTATTTCTCACAGATAAGGGAGCACAAGTTAAAAAGGAATTACCTTCTATCTCTCTTGAAATTGGTGACAGTTTAGTTTCTTGCAACGAGAATATTAATTATGACTTACTTCTCTCGCAATTACTTACTTTAAATAAAAGTTTGAAAACAGAGATTTAA
- a CDS encoding L-threonylcarbamoyladenylate synthase, which translates to MKALKSGQLAILPTETVYGLFADAMNEEAVQKLYSVKGRPTEKALNMNISSFEDILKYSINQPVYLQKIVEAFLPGPLTIILEASKDVPEWIHIGKSTVGFRMPNIAVTKKIIKEVGVLVGPSANLSGSKSPSFFADLSPEILENAAVAVQDDSIYGLDTTIIDLTQEKPKLLRQGAVTKEELLKKVPELGQIE; encoded by the coding sequence ATCAAAGCACTAAAATCTGGTCAGTTAGCTATTTTACCGACAGAAACAGTTTACGGTCTCTTTGCAGATGCGATGAATGAAGAAGCAGTCCAAAAACTCTATTCAGTCAAAGGACGTCCAACAGAAAAAGCTTTAAATATGAATATTTCAAGCTTTGAAGATATTTTAAAATATTCAATCAATCAACCAGTTTATCTTCAAAAAATTGTGGAAGCCTTTCTTCCTGGCCCTTTAACTATTATTTTAGAGGCATCTAAAGATGTTCCTGAATGGATTCATATTGGAAAAAGTACTGTTGGTTTTAGAATGCCAAATATTGCAGTAACTAAAAAAATTATCAAAGAGGTCGGTGTTTTGGTCGGACCTTCTGCCAATTTAAGTGGTTCTAAAAGTCCAAGTTTCTTTGCCGATTTAAGTCCTGAAATTTTAGAAAATGCCGCAGTCGCTGTTCAAGATGATAGCATCTATGGACTAGATACAACAATCATCGATTTGACGCAAGAAAAACCAAAATTACTGCGTCAAGGGGCTGTTACTAAAGAAGAATTACTTAAAAAAGTTCCTGAACTTGGTCAAATTGAATAA
- the glyA gene encoding serine hydroxymethyltransferase: MIFDKEDFESFDPELWAAIHAEEIRQQQNIELIASENIVSKAVMAAQGSVLTNKYAEGYPGKRYYGGTEAVDVVENLAIERAKELFGAKFANVQPHSGSQANAAAYMALIQPGDTVLGMDLNAGGHLTHGASVNFSGKTYHFVPYGVNSETELLDYDEILKIAKEVQPKLIVAGASAYSRLIDFAKFREIADSVGAKLMVDMAHIAGLVATGAHPNPLPYADVVTTTTHKTLRGPRGGMILTNDEALAKKINSAIFPGTQGGPLEHVIAAKAVAFKEALDPEFTTYIEQVIKNTQAMAEEFAKVEGLRLIAGGSDNHLLNLKVLDLGINGKEAQDLLDSVHITLNKEAIPDETLSPFKTSGVRIGAAAITSRGFKEVEAKKVAQLVSEALVNHDNQEKLAEVRKAALELTRQFPL, translated from the coding sequence ATGATTTTTGATAAAGAAGATTTTGAAAGTTTTGACCCAGAATTGTGGGCAGCCATTCATGCTGAGGAAATTCGTCAGCAACAAAATATTGAATTAATTGCTTCAGAAAATATTGTTTCAAAAGCAGTTATGGCAGCACAAGGTTCTGTTTTGACAAATAAATATGCCGAAGGTTATCCTGGGAAACGTTATTATGGCGGAACAGAAGCGGTTGATGTTGTAGAAAATTTGGCTATTGAACGAGCAAAAGAACTTTTTGGTGCAAAATTTGCCAATGTTCAACCTCATTCAGGTTCTCAAGCCAATGCGGCAGCTTATATGGCATTAATTCAACCTGGAGACACAGTCTTAGGAATGGATTTAAATGCTGGCGGTCACTTGACTCATGGAGCTTCAGTCAATTTTTCAGGAAAAACTTATCATTTTGTTCCTTATGGAGTTAATTCTGAAACTGAGCTTTTAGATTATGATGAAATTTTAAAAATTGCTAAAGAAGTTCAACCTAAACTGATTGTTGCTGGCGCTTCTGCCTATTCACGCCTGATTGATTTTGCTAAGTTCCGTGAAATCGCTGATAGTGTTGGAGCAAAATTAATGGTTGATATGGCACATATTGCTGGATTGGTAGCGACTGGTGCGCATCCTAATCCACTTCCTTATGCTGATGTCGTTACAACAACAACTCATAAGACACTCCGTGGACCACGTGGTGGAATGATTTTGACTAATGATGAAGCTTTGGCCAAGAAAATTAACTCTGCAATCTTCCCTGGAACTCAAGGTGGGCCTTTAGAACATGTCATTGCAGCAAAAGCAGTAGCTTTTAAAGAAGCACTTGATCCAGAATTCACAACCTATATTGAACAAGTCATTAAAAATACGCAAGCAATGGCTGAGGAATTTGCTAAAGTGGAAGGCTTACGATTGATAGCTGGTGGTTCAGATAATCATTTGCTTAATCTTAAAGTTTTAGACTTAGGAATTAATGGGAAAGAAGCTCAAGATTTATTGGATAGTGTTCACATCACACTCAATAAAGAAGCAATTCCTGATGAAACATTATCACCATTTAAAACTTCAGGGGTGCGAATTGGAGCAGCAGCGATTACTTCAAGAGGATTTAAAGAAGTTGAAGCGAAAAAAGTTGCACAATTGGTCTCAGAAGCTTTGGTTAATCACGATAATCAAGAAAAACTTGCGGAAGTTAGGAAAGCAGCTTTAGAACTGACTCGTCAATTTCCCTTATAA
- a CDS encoding GNAT family N-acetyltransferase gives MNSLIFEQVFQQKEDFLPILLLADDGPHLENYLENGDLFTLSLKNGKTVACAVVIKKQKNTFEIENFAVETSFQGQGFGQQMMKQLITYLKENLAADELILGTDDVSNNVAFYEKCGFTITHKISNYFLDNYDHPIFEGKVQLKDKIYLRKKLK, from the coding sequence ATGAATTCTTTAATTTTTGAACAAGTATTTCAGCAAAAAGAAGATTTTTTACCAATATTATTATTAGCTGATGATGGACCACATTTAGAAAATTATCTGGAAAATGGAGATTTATTTACTCTGTCTTTAAAAAATGGCAAGACCGTTGCCTGTGCTGTAGTCATAAAAAAACAAAAAAATACTTTTGAAATTGAGAATTTCGCGGTAGAAACTAGTTTTCAAGGACAAGGATTCGGTCAGCAAATGATGAAACAACTCATCACATATTTGAAAGAAAATTTAGCAGCTGATGAGCTAATTCTTGGAACAGATGATGTTTCAAACAATGTAGCTTTCTATGAAAAATGCGGCTTCACAATTACTCATAAAATTTCCAATTATTTTCTTGATAATTATGATCATCCTATTTTTGAAGGAAAAGTTCAGTTAAAAGATAAAATATATTTAAGAAAGAAGTTAAAATGA
- the prmC gene encoding peptide chain release factor N(5)-glutamine methyltransferase: MLWIEAVRTLSADLEDPFELEFVWRNLHELDKLSWLNLMREKITDQELKLLTEVSERLHQNEPPQYIVGWAEFRDLKLKVDKRVLIPRPETEELVEMILAENENDSLKILDIGTGSGAIAISLAQARENWTVKASDISKEALTLAAENAEINQANLEFVQSDVLDKITDSFDIIVSNPPYIAFDETYEMDNSVIKYEPDLALFAENQGLAIYQKIADQAVNHLTDNGKIYLEIGYKQGQAVQAIFQEKFTDKLVSIHQDIFGKDRMISVK; this comes from the coding sequence ATGCTTTGGATTGAAGCTGTGCGAACTTTGTCAGCAGATTTAGAAGACCCTTTTGAGTTGGAATTTGTCTGGCGAAATTTACATGAACTTGATAAATTATCTTGGTTGAATTTGATGCGAGAAAAAATTACTGACCAAGAATTAAAATTACTGACAGAAGTGTCAGAACGTCTTCATCAAAATGAGCCTCCACAATATATAGTGGGTTGGGCAGAATTCCGTGATTTGAAATTGAAGGTCGATAAGCGTGTTTTAATTCCTCGTCCTGAAACTGAAGAATTAGTGGAAATGATTTTGGCTGAAAATGAGAATGATTCCCTCAAAATTTTAGATATTGGAACAGGGTCAGGAGCGATTGCCATTTCTCTAGCTCAAGCGCGTGAAAATTGGACAGTAAAAGCTTCTGATATTTCTAAAGAGGCACTAACTTTAGCAGCTGAAAATGCTGAAATAAATCAGGCTAATTTGGAATTCGTTCAATCAGATGTACTAGATAAAATTACTGACAGCTTTGATATTATCGTTTCTAATCCGCCATATATTGCTTTTGATGAAACTTACGAAATGGATAATTCTGTCATTAAATATGAACCTGATTTAGCGCTTTTTGCGGAAAATCAGGGATTAGCAATTTATCAAAAAATTGCTGACCAAGCGGTCAATCATCTGACCGATAATGGAAAAATTTATTTGGAAATCGGCTATAAGCAAGGGCAAGCTGTGCAAGCTATTTTTCAAGAAAAATTTACTGACAAGCTTGTTAGTATTCATCAGGATATATTTGGAAAAGATCGAATGATTAGTGTCAAGTGA
- the nfsA gene encoding oxygen-insensitive NADPH nitroreductase translates to MNDETIMNPTIEKMLLHASVRDFKEKPLSADVKELLLKAAQSGASSNFLQAYSIIEIADNELRRELARISGSDDYVNQTGVFYIFVADWYRQAQILQTENKDVKALQNMEALTVAIVDTTIAAQNMAIAAESMGLGICYIGGIRNDIAKVAELLNLPELTVPLFGLTIGMPKTRNEVKPRLPRANILSVNAYNRVTVSDLQAYNEQTSDYYANRSHHQKSTDWTQEMSNFLTKPRREDVAKFLKKQGFTLN, encoded by the coding sequence ATGAATGATGAAACAATCATGAATCCAACGATTGAAAAAATGTTGCTCCACGCATCAGTTCGTGATTTTAAAGAGAAGCCTTTGTCAGCTGATGTCAAGGAGTTGTTGCTAAAAGCTGCACAGTCTGGAGCTTCATCTAATTTTCTACAAGCTTATTCAATCATTGAGATAGCGGATAATGAATTACGTCGTGAACTGGCTAGGATATCAGGTTCAGATGATTATGTGAATCAAACAGGTGTTTTTTATATATTTGTGGCTGACTGGTATCGACAAGCTCAGATTTTACAGACGGAAAATAAGGACGTGAAGGCTCTCCAGAATATGGAAGCATTGACGGTTGCCATTGTTGATACTACAATTGCTGCACAGAATATGGCGATAGCTGCAGAATCTATGGGGCTTGGAATCTGTTATATTGGTGGGATTCGTAATGATATTGCTAAAGTGGCAGAGTTACTGAATTTACCAGAATTGACTGTTCCACTTTTTGGTCTTACAATTGGGATGCCAAAAACACGAAATGAAGTTAAACCACGTTTACCAAGAGCAAATATTTTGTCAGTTAATGCTTATAATCGTGTGACAGTGAGTGATTTACAGGCTTATAATGAACAAACTTCAGATTACTATGCCAATCGGAGTCATCATCAAAAGTCTACTGATTGGACGCAGGAAATGAGCAATTTTCTGACAAAGCCACGGCGTGAGGATGTTGCCAAATTTTTGAAAAAGCAAGGATTTACATTAAACTGA
- the prfA gene encoding peptide chain release factor 1: MFDQLESIVGRYEELGELLSDPEVVSDTKRFMELSREEADLRDKVATYNEYKKVLETISDSEEMLGEGGLDDDMKEMLKEELSSAKSQKELLEEEIKILLLPKDPNDGKNIILEIRGAAGGDEAALFAGDLLNMYQHFSESQGWKFEIMEANITGIGGYKEVSALISGPSVYSKLKYESGAHRVQRVPVTETQGRVHTSTATVLVMPEVEEFEMTIDQKDLRVDIYHASGAGGQNVNKVATAVRMVHLPTGIKVEMQEERTQQKNRDKAIKLLNTKVFDYYQQIELDKQNAERKSTVGTGDRSERIRTYNFPQNRVTDHRIGLTLQKLDSILSGKMDEVIDALIVYDQTKKLEELNK, from the coding sequence ATGTTTGATCAGTTAGAATCAATAGTTGGAAGATATGAAGAATTGGGTGAGTTATTGTCTGACCCTGAGGTGGTTTCGGATACAAAGCGTTTTATGGAATTATCGCGTGAAGAAGCAGATTTACGTGATAAAGTAGCGACTTATAATGAATACAAAAAAGTTCTTGAAACAATTTCTGATAGTGAAGAAATGCTTGGCGAAGGTGGACTTGATGATGATATGAAAGAAATGCTCAAAGAAGAACTTTCATCAGCAAAATCACAAAAAGAGCTTTTGGAAGAAGAAATCAAAATTTTGCTTTTGCCAAAAGACCCAAATGATGGAAAAAATATTATTTTAGAAATTCGTGGAGCTGCTGGTGGTGATGAAGCTGCACTTTTTGCTGGTGATTTGTTGAATATGTACCAACATTTTTCTGAATCACAAGGTTGGAAGTTTGAAATTATGGAAGCAAACATCACCGGAATTGGTGGATATAAAGAGGTTTCAGCTTTAATTTCTGGTCCATCTGTTTATTCAAAATTGAAATATGAATCTGGTGCTCACCGAGTACAACGTGTTCCTGTAACCGAAACACAAGGGCGGGTCCATACATCAACGGCTACTGTTCTTGTTATGCCTGAGGTTGAAGAATTTGAGATGACAATCGACCAAAAAGATTTACGTGTGGATATTTACCATGCCTCTGGTGCTGGTGGACAGAATGTCAATAAGGTTGCTACTGCGGTACGTATGGTCCATTTACCAACTGGGATTAAAGTGGAAATGCAAGAAGAACGGACGCAACAAAAAAATCGGGATAAAGCTATTAAATTGTTGAATACAAAAGTCTTTGATTACTATCAACAAATTGAATTGGATAAGCAAAATGCAGAACGTAAATCAACTGTCGGAACTGGGGATCGTTCTGAGCGGATTAGAACTTACAATTTCCCACAAAACCGTGTGACTGATCACCGGATTGGCTTAACTTTACAAAAGTTGGATAGTATTTTATCTGGGAAAATGGATGAAGTGATTGATGCTTTGATTGTCTATGACCAAACTAAAAAATTAGAAGAATTAAATAAATAA
- a CDS encoding thymidine kinase, whose translation MAQLYFKYGTMNSGKSIEILKVAYNYEEQGKPVLLMTSSLDTRAGVGTVASRIGMKAEAVAIDEEMSVFDYVNSLPAKPFCVLIDEAQFLNKKHVYDFARVVDELNVPVMAFGLKNDFRNELFEGSKYLLLLADKIEEIKTICWYCSKKATMVIRTIDGKPVYEGEQLQIGGNETYIPVCRKHYFKPEI comes from the coding sequence ATGGCGCAATTATATTTCAAATATGGGACGATGAATTCAGGGAAATCAATTGAGATTTTGAAAGTGGCTTATAATTATGAGGAACAGGGTAAGCCTGTTTTATTAATGACTTCTAGTCTAGATACACGCGCAGGGGTTGGGACAGTTGCTAGTCGAATCGGGATGAAAGCTGAAGCTGTCGCAATTGATGAGGAAATGTCTGTTTTTGATTATGTGAACAGCCTGCCAGCTAAACCTTTTTGTGTGCTGATTGACGAGGCACAATTTTTAAATAAAAAACATGTCTATGATTTTGCGCGTGTTGTGGATGAACTAAATGTTCCAGTCATGGCTTTTGGTTTGAAAAATGATTTTCGTAATGAGCTTTTTGAAGGCTCAAAATATTTACTTTTGCTTGCGGACAAAATCGAAGAAATTAAAACAATTTGTTGGTATTGTAGTAAAAAGGCAACAATGGTGATTCGGACAATTGATGGAAAACCAGTTTATGAAGGTGAACAGTTGCAGATTGGTGGAAACGAAACCTATATTCCTGTTTGTCGTAAACATTATTTTAAGCCAGAAATTTAA